In the genome of Rhodamnia argentea isolate NSW1041297 chromosome 3, ASM2092103v1, whole genome shotgun sequence, one region contains:
- the LOC115757072 gene encoding plastid-lipid-associated protein, chloroplastic-like, with translation MSTISQLIHFPCTSLSSNPPQHRFSPRPAVLAVASPGIASGVACGSRIQFCDPGRARPVFRVRAAEDGEWGPEKDEDEEEPANEAGGGAAVAVAEEELPKEVSEIAGLKKKLVGSFYGTDRGLRATSETRAEIVELITQLEAKNPTPAPTEALTMLNGKWILAYTSFAPLFPLLARGTLPLVKVEEISQTIDSENFTAQNCVLFSGPLATTSFSTNAKFEVRSPKRVQIKFEEGIIGTPQLTDSIVLPENVEFLGQKIDLAPFKGLINSVQDTASSVAKTISSQPPIKFSLSNSNAESWLLTTYLDEELRISRGDGGSVFVLIKEGSSLLSP, from the exons ATGTCCACCATCTCCCAACTCATCCACTTTCCATGCACGTCCCTCTCGTCGAACCCACCCCAGCACCGATTCTCCCCCAGGCCTGCGGTTCTCGCCGTCGCCAGCCCCGGAATCGCCTCCGGGGTCGCCTGCGGTTCAAGAATCCAGTTCTGTGACCCGGGTCGCGCCCGACCCGTGTTCCGGGTCAGGGCTGCGGAGGACGGCGAGTGGGGGCCCGAgaaggatgaggatgaggaggagcCGGCGAATGAGGCCGGCGGCGGTGctgcggtggcggtggcggaggaggagctGCCGAAGGAGGTGTCGGAGATTGCCGGGCTGAAGAAGAAGCTGGTGGGGTCGTTCTACGGGACGGACCGCGGGCTGAGGGCGACGAGCGAGACGAGGGCGGAGATCGTGGAGCTGATCACGCAGCTCGAGGCGAAGAACCCGACTCCGGCTCCGACGGAGGCTCTGACGATGCTCAACGGGAAGTGGATTCTTGC GTACACCTCTTTTGCGCCATTATTTCCATTGTTGGCAAGAGGTACCCTGCCATTGGTGAAGGTGGAGGAGATATCTCAGACCATTGATTCGGAGAATTTCACTGCCCAGAACTGTGTCCTATTTTCTGGCCCACTGGCAACCACTTCTTTTAGCACCAATGCCAAGTTTGAAGTCCGAAGCCCCAAGCGCGTGCAG ATCAAGTTCGAAGAAGGCATAATTGGAACCCCCCAGCTAACCGACTCAATCGTCTTACCGGAGAATGTCGAGTTTCTAGGACAAAAGATCGACCTCGCTCCTTTCAAAGGTTTAATTAACTCTGTTCAAGACACTGCTTCCTCTGTTGCAAAGACCATCTCCAGCCAACCACCcatcaaattctctctctcgaACAGCAATGCCGAGTCATGGCTACTGACCACCTACCTCGATGAGGAACTCCGTATCTCAAGGGGAGATGGTGGAAGCGTCTTCGTTCTTATCAAGGAAGGTAGCTCCTTGTTGTCACCGTAA
- the LOC115757044 gene encoding pyrophosphate--fructose 6-phosphate 1-phosphotransferase subunit beta translates to MSPSFVFNGDLAAAGKSAPPGSTGRVASVYSEVQTSRIDHDLPLPSVLKGSIKIVDGPPSSAAGNPGEIAKLFPCLFGQPSAVVVPGDSTSDGPTQKLKIGVVLSGGQAPGGHNVIAGIFDYLQDRVKGSTVYGFRGGPAGIMKCKYVELTPEYIYPYRNQGGFDMICSGRDKIETPEQFKQAEETAKKLDLDGLVVIGGDDSNTNACLLAENFRSKNMKTRVIGCPKTIDGDLKCKEVPVSFGFDTACKIYSEQIGNVMVDARSTGKYYHFVRLMGRAASHITLECALQTHPNITIIGEEVAAKKLTLKNVTDYIVDVVCKRAEFGYNYGVILIPEGLIDFIPEVQQLISELNEILAHDVVDGGGLWKKKLNSQSLELFEFLPQAIQEQLMLERDPHGNVQVAKIETEKMLIQMVETELEKRKHEGTYKGNFKGQSHFFGYEGRCGLPTNFDSTYCYALGYAAGALLQSGKTGLISSVANLAAPVSEWTVGGTALTALMDVERRHGKFKPVIKKAMVELEGAPFKKFASMRDEWAIKNRYISPGPIQFVGPASDAVNRTLLLELGAQA, encoded by the exons ATGTCTCCGAGCTTCGTGTTCAACGGCGACCTCGCCGCCGCCGGCAAGTCCGCTCCGCCGGGGAGCACCGGCCGCGTGGCCTCCGTGTACAGCGAGGTCCAGACGAGCCGCATAGATCACGACCTCCCCTTGCCGTCCGTGCTCAAGGGCTCGATTAAGATCGTCGATGGCCCTCCGAGCTCGGCCGCGGGGAATCCAG GGGAGATCGCGAAGCTCTTTCCGTGTCTCTTTGGGCAACCGTCAGCAGTGGTGGTGCCTGGTGATTCCACCTCCGATGGACCAACGCAGAAGTTGAAGATAGGAGTGGTTTTGTCAGGAGGCCAGGCTCCTGGTGGGCACAATGTGATTGCTGGAATCTTCG ATTACTTGCAAGATCGTGTAAAAGGCAGCACCGTGTATGGTTTCCGGGGTGGTCCTGCTGGCATCATGAAGTGCAAATATGTGGAACTCACTCCAGAGTATATATACCCTTATAGAAACCAG GGTGGCTTTGACATGATCTGCAGTGGGAGAGACAAAATTGAAACTCCAGAGCAG TTTAAACAAGCTGAGGAAACGGCAAAAAAACTTGACTTGGATGGCCTCGTTGTCATCGGTGGAGATGACTCAAATACGAATGCTTGCCTCCTTGCTGAAAATTTCAG GAGTAAAAACATGAAAACTCGGGTAATTGGATGCCCCAAAACCATTGATGGTGATCTCAAATGCAAAGAGGTTCCCGTGAGTTTTGGGTTTGATACTGCATGCAAG ATCTACTCCGAACAGATTGGCAATGTCATGGTAGATGCTCGGTCAACGGGAAAATATTACCACT TTGTGCGGCTAATGGGACGTGCAGCTTCTCACATCACTCTAGAATGTGCTTTGCAAACTCATCCCAATATCACCATTATTGGAGAAGAG GTTGCTGCCAAGAAGCTGACTCTTAAAAATGTCACCGACTACATTGTTGATGTTGTCTGCAAACGTGCGGAATTTGGTTACAACTATGGAGTCATCCTCATACCAGAAGGGCTTATTGATTTCATTCCAGAG GTGCAGCAGCTTATTTCAGAACTAAACGAAATTCTTGCCCATGATGTCGTGGATGGAGGTGGGCTTTGGAAGAAGAAACTCAACAGTCAGTCTTTGGAGCTCTTTGAATTTTTACCTCAAGCAATTCAAGAACAACTGATGCTTGAAAGAGACCCACATGGAAATGTACAG GTTGCTAAAATTGAGACAGAGAAGATGCTCATTCAAATGGTTGAAACTGAATTGGAGAAGAGGAAGCATGAAGGTACATACAAGGGCAACTTCAAAGGACAATCCCACTTTTTCGG GTATGAAGGTAGATGTGGTCTGCCAACCAACTTTGACTCGACATATTGCTACGCTTTGGGTTATGCTGCAGGAGCTCTCCTCCAGAGCGGGAAAACCGGGTTGATATCTTCA GTGGCAAATTTAGCTGCCCCAGTTTCAGAGTGGACTGTTGGTGGAACTGCATTGACAGCATTGATGGACGTTGAGAGGAGACATG GTAAGTTCAAGCCTGTGATCAAGAAGGCAATGGTGGAGCTTGAAG GTGCACCGTTCAAGAAATTTGCCTCAATGCGGGATGAGTGGGCCATCAAGAACAGATATATCAGTCCTG GTCCCATTCAATTTGTTGGCCCAGCATCGGATGCAGTCAACCGCACCCTATTGTTGGAACTTGGAGCTCAAGCTTAG
- the LOC115757075 gene encoding probable transcription repressor OFP9, with product MRSSRTSLKQRLRRRGCEYLCCGRRLSVSSSEEADESSDGSDRVGAISSVAHAMVQEQLDQMIRERHEARHAEQRKRRTGRTEFILIVAMEMESDDPTQDFKDSMVEMITTARIVDAKGLRQLLDWYLSVNCEEESRSIILEAFHEVCFNLFVVK from the coding sequence ATGCGGAGCTCAAGGACATCCCTGAAGCAGAGGCTTCGCAGGAGAGGGTGCGAGTACTTGTGTTGCGGTCGCAGGCTCAGCGTTTCCTCGTCGGAAGAGGCTGATGAGAGCAGCGACGGTTCGGACCGGGTCGGAGCAATCTCGAGCGTGGCACACGCCATGGTTCAGGAGCAACTCGACCAAATGATAAGAGAGAGGCACGAGGCAAGGCATGCAGAGCAGAGGAAGCGAAGAACGGGAAGGACCGAATTCATTTTAATAGTCGCCATGGAGATGGAATCCGATGATCCTACGCAAGATTTCAAAGACTCCATGGTCGAGATGATAACAACAGCCAGGATCGTAGATGCGAAAGGTCTTCGGCAACTATTGGATTGGTACCTCTCTGTGAATTGTGAGGAGGAGAGCAGGAGCATAATATTGGAGGCATTTCATGAGGTTTGCTTTAACTTGTTTGTTGTGAAGTAG